The Sulfurospirillum tamanense sequence AACAAAGAGGGGCAGCATATTGGAATGTCTAAAGACTACATGAATCTCATAGAAGAAAAGCTTGGTATTCCAATAGAAATGGTGCCCACAAAAACATGGCTTGAGTCAATCGAAAAAGCAAAAGCAAGAGAGTGTGATATATACTCTTTGGCTATGCCAACGCCAGAAAGACGACTGTATATGGAGTTTACACAACCCTATTTAAGGGTTCCTTTGGTTCTTGCTACTGGTCCTGATGAACTTTTCTTTTCTGATATTTCCCTGATCAGAGACCTGCCGATTGGAATCGTAAAAGGCTACGCTTACGGCGAAATCTTACGAGTAAAATACCCCCAAATGCAATTTGTTGAAGTTGAAAATGTTCAAGATGGATTAAACAGGGTTCACAGAAAACAGCTCTTTGGTTTTATAGGCACTCTTGCAACAATCGGATATGCGATTCAAAAAGATTTTACAGGACAACTCAAAATCACCGGAAAATTTGATGAATTTTGGGAATTGGGAGTTGGCGTTAGAAATGATGCTCTGCATCTTTTTACAGCTTTTGAAAAGGCTATAGCATCTATAGACCCAGAAATCCACCAACAGATTTTAAATAAATGGATTGCAGTCCACCATGAAAAAGAGACCGACAATACTCTGCTTTTTCAAGTTTTAGGAGTAGCGGCTTTGGTGCTTATCTACTTTCTTATTAGACAAAGAGAGCTTAAAAAATACAATAAAAAACTTGAAATTTTATCAACAACTGATGCACTTACCGGCATTTACAATCGCCTAAAGCTAGATGAGATTCTCTCGTATGAATGGAACTATTTTAACAGATACGGACGAGATTATTCGATTATCCTAATGGATGTTGATGATTTTAAAATAACCAACGACACGCTAGGCCACAAAGCAGGAGATAAGGTTTTGCAAAGAATAGCCAAAATCATCAGTGAAAATAAAAGAGATAGCGATGTTTTGGGACGATGGGGCGGTGAAGAATTTTTGCTCTTATGCAAGGAAACCGACTCAAAAGGTGCCACAACAGTAGCAAAAAAGATACAAAACGCCATAAACTCTTGTAGCTTTAAAGAGCTAAAGCCACAAACATTAAGCTATGGAATAGCGCAATTTAGACAAAACGACACACTAGATTTAATCTTTACCCGTGCGGACAAGGCACTCTATAAAGCCAAAACATCTGGCAAAAACAGAATCATTGACGCCGAAGAGTTAGATGCAAA is a genomic window containing:
- a CDS encoding transporter substrate-binding domain-containing diguanylate cyclase; translated protein: MRLIIVFACFILSPIFALGQNDILTIKEREFVSKSPPLRFSNHINYHPYSFFSNDLAHGFMVDYVKVLGSKIGIQIEFITAEQATLKSQFENGHLDAMMPVLTGKVDNYEFLTDAVIPVNFSFITRKTENSIKTLEDMQGKILAVTDNWQRMEFVKKYYPQININTYKNSKDALEAVAFGLADASIEDFYVANYITSRHMLGNLHTINRSKCDRSSDDTLRIEFAQHAKEWVKIFNKAIASITEEEKYALHQKWSQYLLSTPPATVELTPQERQYLNAKEKVMMCIDPDWMPLEANKEGQHIGMSKDYMNLIEEKLGIPIEMVPTKTWLESIEKAKARECDIYSLAMPTPERRLYMEFTQPYLRVPLVLATGPDELFFSDISLIRDLPIGIVKGYAYGEILRVKYPQMQFVEVENVQDGLNRVHRKQLFGFIGTLATIGYAIQKDFTGQLKITGKFDEFWELGVGVRNDALHLFTAFEKAIASIDPEIHQQILNKWIAVHHEKETDNTLLFQVLGVAALVLIYFLIRQRELKKYNKKLEILSTTDALTGIYNRLKLDEILSYEWNYFNRYGRDYSIILMDVDDFKITNDTLGHKAGDKVLQRIAKIISENKRDSDVLGRWGGEEFLLLCKETDSKGATTVAKKIQNAINSCSFKELKPQTLSYGIAQFRQNDTLDLIFTRADKALYKAKTSGKNRIIDAEELDAKP